A single region of the Marinobacter salinisoli genome encodes:
- a CDS encoding TRAP transporter large permease, producing the protein MSSELATAPGSNLWGKLGTWLMILGTAAMAFVLCVELINILFYDPFSDEKFLFKLAGSLSGVEIGPLTYLMFGSLAVALMMGLPLAFVTGGLGVMFIYLVGDSLMLNIVPSRIFPMMTNSDLAAIPLFIFMAAMLERAGLIEEMFSVVYKWMGGLSGGLATATILASTILAAMVGVIGAAVVTMGIIALPAMLKRGYDHKIALGSIMAGGTLGILIPPSILAILYAVVAQQSVGELYLGSVLPGLLLSGLYITYVLVRSWLNPKLGPPVPVEERISLREKLILLRGLIAPLILVGLVLGLLFGGIATPVEAAGIGSFGAIVVALMHGKFSISGLREASVTTAKASAMVLWIMFGASVFVGFYILQGGQQFVTDAILGTGLSAYGILFLLMVLLVILGMFLDWVGILLLAVPIFIPIVEALEFPGLLGFPPVSGEDVVLWFGVLYLVNMQMSFLSPPFGYALFYIRGVCPPEISMGTIFKSSLVFLAIQAFGLFMCILIPGIVTWLPNQVYG; encoded by the coding sequence ATGAGCAGTGAACTCGCAACCGCGCCGGGCAGCAACCTCTGGGGGAAGCTGGGTACCTGGCTAATGATTCTGGGCACAGCGGCGATGGCGTTTGTGCTCTGTGTGGAACTGATCAACATTCTTTTCTACGACCCGTTCAGTGACGAGAAATTCCTGTTCAAGCTGGCGGGCAGCCTGTCGGGCGTTGAAATCGGTCCGTTGACCTACCTGATGTTCGGCTCGCTGGCGGTGGCCCTGATGATGGGGTTGCCGCTGGCCTTCGTGACCGGTGGTCTCGGGGTCATGTTCATTTATCTGGTGGGCGATTCGCTGATGCTGAACATCGTGCCCAGCCGGATCTTCCCAATGATGACCAACTCCGATCTGGCGGCTATTCCGCTGTTCATCTTCATGGCCGCCATGCTGGAGCGGGCCGGCCTGATCGAGGAAATGTTCAGCGTGGTCTACAAGTGGATGGGTGGCCTGAGCGGTGGCCTTGCCACGGCAACCATTCTGGCGTCGACCATCCTGGCCGCCATGGTAGGGGTTATCGGTGCCGCGGTTGTCACCATGGGGATTATTGCCCTGCCGGCGATGCTCAAGCGCGGGTATGACCACAAGATCGCGCTGGGCTCGATCATGGCCGGGGGCACCCTGGGCATTCTGATTCCGCCGTCCATTCTTGCCATCCTGTACGCGGTCGTTGCCCAGCAATCGGTGGGCGAACTCTACCTGGGCTCGGTGTTGCCAGGCCTGTTGTTGTCTGGTTTGTACATCACCTATGTGTTGGTGCGCAGCTGGCTCAATCCGAAGCTGGGGCCGCCGGTGCCGGTGGAAGAGCGTATTTCCCTGCGGGAGAAACTGATACTGCTGCGCGGGTTGATTGCCCCCCTGATTCTGGTGGGCCTGGTGCTCGGGCTACTGTTCGGCGGCATTGCGACACCGGTGGAGGCTGCGGGTATCGGCTCATTCGGGGCTATCGTGGTGGCGCTGATGCACGGCAAGTTCTCCATCAGTGGTCTGCGTGAGGCCTCGGTGACCACCGCCAAGGCGTCGGCGATGGTGCTGTGGATCATGTTCGGTGCCTCGGTGTTCGTCGGCTTTTACATCCTTCAGGGTGGGCAGCAGTTTGTCACCGACGCCATTCTTGGCACCGGCCTTTCGGCCTACGGCATCCTGTTCCTGCTGATGGTGCTGCTGGTGATTCTGGGCATGTTCCTGGACTGGGTTGGCATTCTGCTGCTGGCCGTCCCTATCTTTATACCGATTGTCGAAGCCCTGGAATTCCCCGGGCTGCTGGGTTTCCCGCCGGTGAGCGGAGAGGATGTGGTGCTCTGGTTCGGTGTGCTCTATTTGGTGAATATGCAGATGTCGTTCCTTAGTCCACCATTTGGTTACGCGCTGTTTTATATCCGTGGTGTGTGTCCGCCGGAAATTTCCATGGGTACAATCTTCAAATCTTCCCTGGTGTTCCTGGCGATCCAGGCCTTCGGGTTGTTTATGTGCATCCTGATTCCGGGCATCGTGACCTGGCTGCCCAATCAGGTTTATGGCTGA
- a CDS encoding FAD-linked oxidase C-terminal domain-containing protein, protein MTTKPTVSKSELAEQFRSFIDPRYVITDEETKKPYECDGMSMYCEMPLLVVLPETVEQVQRVMRICNEHQVPVVARGAGTGLSAGAMPHKEGVVLSLAKFNRIMEIDPLARTARLQPGVRNLAISEEAAQFGLYYGPDPSSQIACTIGGNVAENSGGVHCLKYGLTVHNLLSVEMVTAEGDIVTLGSDGLDACGMDLLALVTGSEGLLGVVTEVKVKLLPKPEVARVVMAGFDSVQNGGDAVGGVISHGIIPGGLEMMDGHAIVAADDFAKAGYPREAKALLLCEVDGTEEEVDEHIAEAEEVFRKFGATSVRTSQSEEERALLWKGRKSAFPAVGRISPDYYCMDGTIPRRELANVLTKMEEMSEEFGLRVANVFHAGDGNLHPLILFDANVPGEFERTEAFGSSILNLCVEVGGCITGEHGVGVEKIRQMAVQFNDEELQQFHDVKAAFDPAGILNPGKGVPALRFCQEYRSLEHKQHKHEQTEAAHG, encoded by the coding sequence ATGACTACCAAGCCGACAGTCAGCAAATCCGAGCTGGCGGAGCAGTTCCGGTCGTTTATTGACCCGCGCTACGTCATCACCGATGAAGAAACCAAGAAGCCCTACGAATGTGATGGCATGTCGATGTACTGCGAGATGCCGTTGCTGGTGGTGCTGCCGGAAACGGTGGAGCAGGTGCAGCGGGTGATGCGCATTTGTAACGAACACCAGGTGCCAGTGGTGGCCCGCGGTGCCGGCACTGGTCTCAGCGCCGGAGCCATGCCCCACAAAGAGGGGGTGGTGCTGTCGCTGGCGAAGTTCAACCGCATCATGGAAATCGACCCACTGGCCCGAACCGCACGGCTTCAGCCGGGCGTGCGTAACCTTGCCATCAGTGAAGAAGCCGCCCAGTTCGGGTTGTATTACGGCCCCGATCCTTCGTCCCAGATTGCCTGCACCATTGGTGGCAATGTGGCAGAGAACTCCGGTGGCGTGCACTGCCTGAAATATGGGCTGACCGTGCACAACCTGCTGAGCGTTGAGATGGTGACCGCTGAGGGCGACATCGTCACCCTTGGCAGTGATGGCCTGGATGCCTGTGGGATGGACTTGCTGGCGCTGGTGACCGGCTCCGAAGGCTTGCTGGGCGTGGTCACCGAAGTGAAGGTCAAACTGCTGCCGAAACCGGAGGTGGCCCGGGTGGTGATGGCCGGTTTCGACAGCGTGCAGAACGGCGGCGACGCGGTAGGCGGCGTGATTTCCCACGGCATCATTCCCGGTGGTCTGGAGATGATGGACGGGCATGCCATTGTTGCTGCTGATGATTTTGCCAAGGCCGGGTACCCGCGCGAGGCAAAGGCGCTGTTGCTGTGCGAAGTGGATGGCACCGAAGAAGAGGTGGATGAGCACATCGCCGAGGCCGAAGAGGTGTTTCGCAAGTTCGGTGCAACCTCGGTGCGCACCTCCCAAAGCGAAGAGGAGCGGGCGCTGCTCTGGAAAGGGCGTAAGTCCGCCTTCCCCGCGGTCGGCCGGATATCACCTGACTACTACTGCATGGATGGCACCATACCGCGCCGTGAACTGGCCAATGTGCTGACCAAGATGGAAGAAATGTCCGAGGAGTTCGGGCTCCGGGTTGCCAATGTTTTCCATGCCGGTGACGGCAACCTGCACCCGCTGATTCTGTTCGATGCCAACGTGCCCGGCGAATTCGAACGTACCGAGGCGTTTGGCAGCAGCATCCTGAATCTCTGTGTGGAAGTGGGCGGTTGCATTACCGGTGAACACGGTGTTGGTGTGGAGAAAATCCGCCAGATGGCCGTTCAGTTCAACGACGAGGAACTGCAGCAGTTCCATGACGTAAAAGCTGCCTTCGACCCCGCCGGTATTCTGAACCCGGGTAAGGGCGTGCCTGCCCTCAGGTTCTGCCAGGAATACCGGTCTCTCGAACACAAACAACACAAGCACGAACAAACGGAAGCCGCCCATGGCTGA
- a CDS encoding ABC transporter permease has translation MLDLKGYGPALLEGAIVTVELAFLSLALALFIGLIGASSKLSGNPVARGVATAYTTLIRGVPDLVMMLLFYYGGQVAVNNLSDFLWDAYEIDFFFQFNPFISGVVTIGLIFGAYMTETFRGAFLAVDKGQIEAAKAYGFSRWHTFRRIMFPQMLRHALPGLGNNWQVLLKTTALVSIIGLTDMVRVAEEAAKAERMPFHFFIPVAAVYLLLTAGSELFIKWLDKRANAGVVKGG, from the coding sequence ATGCTCGATCTGAAAGGCTATGGCCCGGCTCTATTAGAAGGGGCCATTGTTACCGTTGAACTGGCCTTCCTCTCCCTTGCCCTGGCGTTATTCATTGGCTTGATAGGTGCGTCCTCCAAGCTCTCTGGTAACCCGGTCGCGAGAGGCGTTGCAACGGCGTACACAACCCTTATCCGTGGTGTTCCCGACCTCGTCATGATGCTGCTGTTCTATTACGGCGGTCAGGTGGCGGTGAACAACCTGTCGGATTTCCTCTGGGACGCCTACGAGATTGATTTCTTTTTCCAGTTCAATCCGTTTATTTCCGGCGTTGTCACCATTGGCCTGATCTTTGGCGCCTACATGACCGAGACCTTCCGCGGTGCTTTCCTGGCGGTCGACAAGGGCCAGATTGAAGCGGCCAAGGCGTACGGATTTAGCCGCTGGCACACCTTCCGGCGGATCATGTTCCCGCAGATGCTGCGCCACGCCCTCCCCGGCCTGGGCAACAACTGGCAGGTACTGCTGAAAACCACGGCACTGGTATCGATTATTGGCCTGACCGACATGGTTCGGGTTGCCGAGGAAGCGGCCAAGGCCGAGCGCATGCCGTTCCACTTTTTCATTCCTGTGGCGGCCGTATACCTGCTGCTGACAGCCGGCTCTGAGCTGTTCATCAAGTGGCTCGACAAGCGCGCGAATGCCGGCGTGGTTAAAGGGGGATAA
- the dctP gene encoding TRAP transporter substrate-binding protein DctP → MKPNQVTWTTRDQAEAPPRRSFLKTAALGLSMAGAMLLGSGQAQAATTWKIQSVWDAGTVGYELFEEWCQSIEEKSGGELIFKPFPAKAVAADNNALFDAVRNGVLQGMNPFTLYWSGKIPATVFLSSYPAGPDQPHQWDTMFYSMGMLEKTREIYEKFGLFYVGPIQHDANIIHSKQPVSSLADLKGMKIRVPGGMVAEVFQQFGVSTVSLPGSDIFPALEKGTIDAADYVGPAVNWELGFSQVTDYILFGPPGVMSIYQPVDLMDLTVNLRAWKALDPKLQQLVEDEVRNYSQKHYLTIQKRNIEAMEKFKEAGDTVSRLSQEDLEEFRRAAIPVWYRWANKDDDARAIFDMQLEYMMNDTVGYIDESDLEGVEGK, encoded by the coding sequence ATGAAACCCAACCAAGTAACGTGGACCACGCGTGACCAGGCGGAGGCACCGCCTCGCCGAAGCTTTTTGAAAACCGCGGCCCTCGGACTGTCCATGGCGGGCGCCATGCTGCTGGGCAGTGGGCAGGCACAGGCGGCGACCACCTGGAAAATTCAGTCCGTCTGGGATGCAGGCACCGTAGGCTATGAGCTGTTTGAGGAATGGTGTCAGAGCATTGAGGAAAAGTCCGGTGGTGAACTGATTTTCAAGCCGTTCCCGGCCAAGGCCGTGGCGGCAGACAACAACGCCTTGTTCGATGCGGTGCGCAATGGTGTGTTGCAGGGTATGAACCCGTTCACCCTGTACTGGTCGGGTAAAATTCCGGCCACGGTCTTCCTGTCTTCTTATCCGGCCGGCCCGGACCAGCCCCACCAGTGGGACACCATGTTCTACTCCATGGGGATGCTGGAAAAAACCCGCGAAATTTACGAAAAGTTCGGGCTCTTCTACGTTGGCCCGATTCAGCACGACGCCAACATTATTCACTCCAAGCAGCCGGTTAGCAGCCTCGCTGACCTCAAGGGCATGAAGATCCGTGTGCCCGGCGGCATGGTGGCCGAGGTGTTCCAGCAATTCGGTGTGTCCACGGTGAGCCTGCCGGGTTCCGACATCTTCCCGGCGCTGGAAAAAGGCACCATTGATGCGGCCGACTACGTCGGACCGGCGGTGAACTGGGAACTCGGTTTTTCCCAGGTGACCGATTACATTCTGTTCGGGCCTCCCGGCGTGATGTCCATTTACCAGCCCGTGGACCTGATGGACCTGACCGTCAACCTGCGGGCGTGGAAAGCACTGGATCCGAAACTCCAGCAGCTGGTGGAAGACGAAGTGCGCAACTACTCCCAGAAGCATTACCTGACCATCCAGAAGCGCAACATTGAGGCGATGGAGAAGTTCAAGGAAGCCGGCGATACCGTCAGCCGCCTGAGCCAGGAAGATCTGGAGGAGTTCCGTCGTGCTGCCATTCCGGTTTGGTATCGCTGGGCAAACAAAGACGATGATGCCCGCGCGATTTTCGACATGCAGCTGGAATACATGATGAACGACACCGTCGGTTATATCGACGAGTCTGATCTAGAGGGTGTGGAGGGTAAATAA
- the glcE gene encoding glycolate oxidase subunit GlcE → MADISKQLQEQVLKARDSGQKLNIVGGHTKAFMGRESDPDAGTLNVGEHTGIVEYHPVELVLTVRAGTTLREIEAALAEEGQALHFEPPHLGEASTIGGTFATNLSGPARPWAGSVRDQVLGVRLLNGKGEHLRFGGQVMKNVAGYDVSRLQAGAMGTLGVMTEISLKVMPKPAAAMTLVQDMDIDEAVEYMNRRSAEPKPITGACWVDGKVYLRLSGARSAVEATAEKWSGEVLEQGDALWQQIQDLRHDFFAGDDQPLWRFSVGSTAANPKLDGPWLLDWAGAQRWYRGQAEQGDLEPLARAAGGQVSLFRGGDRSGEVMHHQPEALKGIQRRVKNAFDPDNIFNPGRLYSWL, encoded by the coding sequence ATGGCTGATATTTCCAAACAGTTGCAAGAACAGGTTCTCAAGGCCCGGGACAGCGGGCAAAAGCTCAACATCGTCGGTGGCCATACCAAGGCCTTTATGGGACGCGAGTCCGACCCGGATGCAGGAACGCTCAACGTGGGCGAGCACACCGGCATCGTCGAGTACCATCCCGTGGAGCTGGTACTGACCGTGCGGGCCGGCACCACCCTGCGGGAGATTGAAGCCGCTCTGGCCGAGGAAGGGCAGGCGCTCCATTTCGAGCCTCCCCATCTGGGTGAGGCGTCCACCATCGGCGGCACCTTCGCCACGAACCTTTCGGGTCCGGCGCGACCCTGGGCCGGTTCGGTGCGTGACCAGGTGCTGGGAGTCAGGTTGCTTAACGGCAAAGGCGAGCACCTGCGTTTCGGTGGCCAGGTGATGAAAAACGTGGCCGGTTACGATGTTTCCCGGCTTCAGGCCGGCGCCATGGGCACCCTGGGCGTGATGACTGAAATCAGCCTGAAGGTGATGCCCAAACCTGCCGCCGCCATGACCCTCGTTCAGGACATGGACATCGATGAGGCCGTTGAATACATGAATCGGCGCTCGGCAGAACCCAAACCGATCACCGGTGCTTGCTGGGTGGACGGCAAAGTGTACCTGCGCCTGTCTGGCGCCCGTTCGGCCGTAGAGGCCACCGCTGAAAAGTGGTCTGGCGAGGTTCTGGAGCAGGGCGATGCCCTGTGGCAGCAGATTCAGGATCTGCGGCATGACTTCTTCGCGGGCGATGACCAGCCCCTCTGGCGTTTCTCGGTCGGTTCAACGGCCGCCAATCCGAAACTGGACGGGCCATGGTTGCTGGATTGGGCCGGTGCCCAGCGCTGGTATCGTGGGCAGGCCGAACAGGGAGATCTTGAGCCCCTGGCGCGCGCGGCCGGCGGACAGGTGAGCCTGTTCCGGGGCGGTGACCGTTCCGGTGAGGTGATGCACCACCAGCCGGAGGCCCTGAAGGGCATTCAGCGCCGGGTAAAAAACGCGTTCGATCCGGACAATATCTTCAATCCCGGACGTCTATATAGCTGGCTGTAA
- a CDS encoding TRAP transporter small permease subunit yields MSNLEGFGFVLPHWLYWGWLAVMPLIMMAWDKWSSGHGGAESVPDKTPAEIQAEEEDPLLSLHFEGNWFTRAVDWICEKSGVFVSFWTINAVVFYFFEVVMRYLFNMPTIWVHEASFLLLGMQYLLAGGFALLHGAHVRVDVLYNLLPVRGRVGMDIFTSLFFFMFAMILLITSWTFFQNSYSMNETTVETWGIQYWPVKGMMVLGSLLLLLAGISKLIKDIVLFNRLGQERNA; encoded by the coding sequence ATGTCAAATCTTGAAGGCTTCGGATTTGTGTTGCCGCACTGGTTGTATTGGGGCTGGCTGGCGGTGATGCCTCTGATCATGATGGCCTGGGACAAGTGGAGTAGCGGTCATGGCGGCGCGGAAAGCGTGCCGGACAAGACACCAGCGGAAATTCAGGCAGAGGAAGAGGATCCTCTGTTGTCGCTTCACTTCGAAGGTAACTGGTTTACCAGGGCGGTTGACTGGATTTGCGAGAAATCCGGTGTCTTTGTGTCTTTCTGGACCATCAACGCGGTGGTGTTTTACTTCTTCGAAGTGGTCATGCGGTATCTGTTCAACATGCCGACCATCTGGGTGCATGAGGCCAGCTTCCTGTTGCTGGGTATGCAATACCTGCTGGCAGGTGGCTTTGCTCTGTTGCACGGTGCCCATGTTCGGGTGGATGTGCTTTACAACCTGCTGCCGGTGCGCGGCCGGGTCGGCATGGATATCTTTACCTCGCTGTTCTTCTTCATGTTCGCCATGATCCTTCTGATTACTTCCTGGACCTTCTTCCAGAACTCCTACTCCATGAACGAAACCACGGTGGAGACCTGGGGCATACAGTACTGGCCGGTTAAGGGCATGATGGTGCTTGGCTCTCTGCTGCTGTTGCTGGCGGGAATTTCCAAGCTGATCAAGGACATTGTTCTTTTCAACCGACTGGGCCAGGAGCGCAACGCATGA
- a CDS encoding GlcG/HbpS family heme-binding protein, whose amino-acid sequence MLTVKRLDLDDARILIEGAANKAREIGVPMCIAVVDESGNLIAFERMDGGKVTSITIAQDKAFTAAAARKATHDYNKVNVPGSLAFGIHTEVGGRISSVGGGLPVAVGGEVVGGIGISSGTPQQDMDCAQAGIDHFETKRA is encoded by the coding sequence ATGTTGACGGTTAAACGGTTGGATCTGGACGACGCCCGGATCCTGATTGAGGGCGCAGCTAACAAGGCCAGGGAAATTGGCGTGCCCATGTGTATTGCGGTGGTCGACGAGTCCGGCAACCTGATCGCTTTCGAGCGGATGGACGGCGGCAAGGTGACCAGCATTACCATCGCCCAGGACAAGGCATTCACCGCCGCTGCGGCCAGAAAAGCGACGCACGACTACAACAAGGTCAATGTGCCGGGCAGTCTTGCGTTCGGGATTCATACCGAAGTGGGCGGCCGCATCAGTTCGGTCGGCGGTGGACTACCGGTGGCCGTTGGTGGCGAAGTGGTTGGCGGCATCGGCATCAGCTCGGGTACGCCCCAGCAGGACATGGACTGTGCCCAGGCCGGCATTGACCACTTTGAAACCAAACGCGCCTGA
- a CDS encoding FCD domain-containing protein encodes MAISQEISYRLERLILDGGLAPGQKIPSERQLSMRLGVSRSVIREALHELQGRGVIETRHGKGSFVASMVPEPEELDNQSPLMHLYEGHPRTLYDLLEVREQLEGQAAFLAAQRATRLDKHRITKAFQALEATDPLSNARPDHNFHLAIVEASHNPVLVHVLSGLKNMMLMTVQASVANLNPRQEMRGQIARQHKQLYNAILAGKANAAQKAAVAHVRFVSNAMKKLEMEGREVIRIPIPKISPDQQHLTSL; translated from the coding sequence ATGGCTATTTCCCAGGAAATTTCTTACCGACTCGAACGGCTCATCCTTGATGGCGGACTCGCCCCGGGGCAAAAAATCCCATCGGAGCGCCAACTCTCCATGCGATTGGGTGTGTCACGCTCGGTGATTCGTGAAGCCCTGCACGAACTGCAGGGGCGCGGCGTGATTGAAACCCGGCATGGCAAAGGTTCCTTTGTGGCCAGCATGGTGCCCGAACCGGAGGAACTCGATAACCAGAGCCCGCTGATGCACCTGTATGAAGGCCACCCCCGTACCCTGTACGACCTGCTGGAAGTGAGGGAACAACTGGAGGGTCAGGCCGCCTTCCTGGCCGCCCAACGCGCCACCCGACTGGATAAGCACCGGATCACCAAGGCCTTTCAGGCGCTTGAAGCGACCGACCCTCTGAGCAACGCCCGGCCAGACCACAACTTTCACCTGGCCATTGTCGAGGCGTCCCACAACCCGGTGCTGGTGCACGTGCTCAGCGGCCTGAAGAACATGATGCTGATGACGGTTCAGGCGTCGGTCGCCAACCTTAATCCGCGGCAGGAGATGCGCGGGCAGATCGCCCGTCAGCACAAGCAACTCTATAATGCGATTCTGGCCGGGAAAGCCAACGCGGCCCAGAAAGCAGCCGTTGCTCATGTACGTTTTGTGAGCAATGCTATGAAAAAGTTGGAAATGGAAGGACGCGAAGTGATCCGAATACCCATTCCGAAAATCAGTCCGGATCAGCAACACTTGACAAGCCTCTGA
- a CDS encoding transporter substrate-binding domain-containing protein: MKKLFVAASCALAMAAGSVQAKDWKEVRIAFDVPYAPFEYKDENGELTGFEVELAEAMCEEMKADCEFVIQAWDGMIPGLLARKFDAIMSSMSITPERAERVLFSEPYYNTPGGWFGRTDFDTDVTDMDAMKGKTVGVQRGTTMDTFVTEEMGGVVTIKRYTTADDMVLDLEGERLDVVFVDYPVGEQTILSKDGFKEVGEPVKLGEGVGVAMRQRDKDLAGKVNAALKKLKNDGTYDTIMNKYFSYDIKM; the protein is encoded by the coding sequence ATGAAAAAACTGTTTGTTGCAGCGAGCTGTGCCCTGGCCATGGCGGCCGGTTCGGTTCAGGCCAAAGACTGGAAGGAAGTCCGCATCGCATTCGACGTGCCTTACGCACCGTTCGAATACAAAGATGAAAACGGCGAACTGACCGGCTTCGAAGTCGAACTGGCGGAAGCCATGTGCGAAGAGATGAAAGCCGACTGCGAATTCGTTATCCAGGCTTGGGACGGCATGATTCCGGGACTGCTGGCGCGTAAGTTCGACGCCATCATGTCTTCCATGTCCATCACTCCCGAGCGTGCTGAGCGCGTTCTGTTCTCCGAGCCGTACTACAACACTCCGGGTGGCTGGTTCGGCCGCACCGACTTCGACACCGACGTAACCGACATGGATGCCATGAAGGGTAAGACCGTTGGCGTTCAGCGCGGCACCACCATGGACACCTTCGTTACTGAAGAAATGGGTGGCGTGGTCACCATCAAGCGTTACACCACCGCTGACGACATGGTTCTGGACCTCGAAGGTGAGCGTCTGGACGTGGTCTTCGTTGACTACCCGGTTGGTGAGCAGACCATCCTGAGCAAGGACGGTTTCAAGGAAGTTGGCGAGCCGGTCAAGCTGGGTGAAGGCGTGGGCGTTGCTATGCGTCAGCGCGACAAAGACCTGGCCGGCAAAGTAAACGCCGCCCTGAAGAAGCTGAAGAACGATGGCACCTACGACACCATCATGAACAAATACTTCAGTTACGATATCAAGATGTAA
- a CDS encoding ABC transporter ATP-binding protein translates to MADQAPLICRDIYKTFDKLEVLKGVSLETRKGDVVSLIGSSGSGKSTFLRCINLLETPTSGDIIVHGDPIRFTENRRGERIPADNRQVEQIRSKLSMVFQSFNLWSHMTVLENIIEAPINVLKVPKKEAIERAEAYLQKVGIYERKDYYPAQMSGGQQQRAAIARALAMEPEVMLFDEPTSALDPELVGEVLKVMQSLAEEGRTMIVVTHEMAFARDVSTQVLYLHQGVIEEQGTPDKVFDNPDSERMKQFLAPKF, encoded by the coding sequence ATGGCGGACCAAGCGCCTTTGATCTGCAGGGATATTTATAAAACCTTCGACAAACTTGAAGTTTTGAAGGGCGTTTCCCTCGAAACCCGCAAAGGAGACGTTGTCTCCCTGATTGGAAGTTCGGGTTCCGGAAAAAGTACTTTCCTGCGGTGCATCAACCTACTTGAAACACCCACCTCCGGCGACATTATCGTGCACGGTGACCCAATCCGGTTCACCGAGAACCGTCGCGGAGAGCGTATCCCCGCGGACAACCGGCAGGTGGAACAAATTCGCTCGAAACTGTCCATGGTGTTCCAGAGCTTCAATCTCTGGTCTCACATGACAGTCCTGGAGAACATCATTGAAGCACCGATTAACGTGCTCAAGGTTCCCAAGAAAGAGGCGATCGAACGCGCAGAGGCCTACCTCCAGAAGGTAGGCATCTATGAGCGTAAGGACTACTACCCCGCCCAGATGTCCGGCGGTCAGCAGCAGCGTGCAGCCATTGCCCGTGCTCTCGCAATGGAGCCCGAAGTAATGCTGTTCGACGAGCCGACATCCGCCCTGGACCCTGAGCTGGTTGGTGAAGTCCTGAAGGTCATGCAGAGCCTGGCCGAGGAAGGCCGGACCATGATCGTGGTGACCCACGAAATGGCTTTTGCAAGGGATGTGTCAACGCAGGTCCTATATTTGCATCAAGGCGTGATCGAGGAACAAGGCACCCCTGACAAGGTGTTTGATAACCCGGATTCCGAACGAATGAAGCAGTTCCTTGCTCCCAAGTTCTGA
- the glcF gene encoding glycolate oxidase subunit GlcF produces the protein MQTNLVQQFANTPEGQEAESILRACVHCGFCTATCPTYQELNDERDGPRGRIYLMKMFLEGQEVTEKTREHLDRCLTCRSCETTCPSGVQYGRLVDISRGLMEKELPRSAGDKWMRWALGRVIPNPKLFGVLLRLGQFFSPVLPSKLRTKVPPKKEASPWPAASHDRKVLALAGCAQPAATPNTNAAAARVLDKLGITMVEAPEAGCCGAVNYHLSEHELGLARMRQNIDAWWPAIEAGAEAIIMTASGCGAMVQDYGHLLKDDPAYKDKARKVSELCTDIGAFLLQQDLDKLKIRQSPGKVAFHCPCTLQHAMKQNGVVEQVLAKAGVDLAQTKDKHLCCGSAGTYSVLQPEMSQQLLSNKLEALTVDNPDRIVTANVGCQMHLETKAKVPVQHWIELLDQ, from the coding sequence ATGCAAACTAATCTCGTTCAACAATTCGCCAATACTCCCGAAGGACAGGAGGCTGAGTCCATCCTGCGCGCCTGTGTGCACTGCGGATTCTGCACCGCGACCTGCCCGACGTATCAGGAGCTGAACGACGAGCGTGATGGCCCCCGGGGTCGAATCTACCTCATGAAGATGTTCCTGGAAGGGCAGGAGGTCACCGAGAAAACCCGGGAGCACCTGGACCGCTGCCTGACCTGTCGAAGCTGTGAAACCACCTGTCCGTCAGGGGTTCAGTATGGCCGGCTGGTGGATATCAGCCGCGGCCTGATGGAAAAGGAGCTGCCGCGTTCGGCCGGGGACAAGTGGATGCGCTGGGCCCTGGGCCGGGTTATTCCGAACCCGAAACTGTTTGGGGTCCTGCTCAGGCTCGGGCAGTTCTTCAGTCCGGTTCTGCCGAGCAAACTGCGCACCAAAGTGCCCCCCAAAAAAGAGGCCAGTCCCTGGCCGGCGGCCAGTCATGACCGCAAGGTGCTGGCGCTGGCTGGCTGCGCCCAACCCGCTGCCACGCCCAACACCAACGCAGCGGCGGCAAGGGTGCTCGACAAGCTTGGTATCACCATGGTGGAGGCGCCGGAGGCCGGTTGTTGCGGGGCGGTGAATTACCATCTGTCCGAGCACGAGCTGGGCCTGGCGCGCATGCGCCAGAACATTGATGCCTGGTGGCCAGCCATCGAAGCCGGGGCCGAGGCCATCATCATGACTGCCTCTGGCTGCGGTGCCATGGTTCAGGATTACGGCCACCTGCTCAAAGATGATCCGGCCTACAAAGACAAGGCCAGGAAAGTCAGTGAGCTGTGCACCGATATCGGCGCGTTCCTGCTGCAGCAGGATCTGGACAAACTCAAGATCCGCCAGAGCCCGGGCAAGGTGGCGTTCCACTGCCCGTGCACCTTGCAGCACGCCATGAAGCAGAACGGTGTGGTAGAGCAGGTGCTGGCCAAGGCCGGCGTTGATCTGGCCCAGACCAAAGACAAACACCTGTGCTGCGGATCGGCCGGAACCTACTCGGTACTTCAGCCCGAAATGAGTCAGCAATTACTGAGCAACAAACTGGAAGCCCTGACCGTGGACAATCCGGATCGCATCGTCACCGCCAACGTTGGCTGCCAGATGCATCTGGAAACCAAGGCCAAGGTGCCGGTTCAGCATTGGATAGAACTGCTGGATCAGTGA